The Rhinoderma darwinii isolate aRhiDar2 chromosome 11, aRhiDar2.hap1, whole genome shotgun sequence genome window below encodes:
- the LOC142663029 gene encoding histone H2B 1.1 yields the protein MPEPAKSAPAPKKGSKKAVTKTQKKDGKKRRKSRKESYAIYVYKVLKQVHPDTGISSKAMGIMNSFVNDIFERIAGEASRLAHYNKRSTITSREIQTAVRLLLPGELAKHAVSEGTKAVTKYTSAK from the coding sequence ATGCCTGAGCCCGCTAAGTCTGCCCCGGCGCCCAAGAAGGGCTCCAAGAAAGCCGTGACCAAGACACAGAAGAAGGACGGCAAGAAGCGAAGAAAGAGCAGGAAGGAGAGCTACGCCATTTACGTGTACAAGGTGCTCAAGCAGGTCCACCCTGACACCGGCATCTCGTCCAAGGCCATGGGCATCATGAACtccttcgtcaatgacatcttcgagCGCATCGCAGGGGAAGCTTCCCGCCTGGCTCACTACAACAAGCGCTCCACCATCACCTCCCGGGAGATCCAGACTGCCGTGCGCCTGCTGCTGCCTGGAGAGCTAGCCAAGCACGCCGTGTCCGAGGGCACCAAGGCCGTCACCAAGTACACCAGCGCCAAGTAA
- the LOC142663356 gene encoding histone H1.5-like translates to MAETAPAAAVPPTEPAAKSKKQPKKPAAGGAKKTKKPSGPSVSELIVKAVSASKERSGVSLAALKKALAAGGYDVDKNNSRLKMALKTLVTKETLLQVKGSGASGSFKLNKKQQETKDKAVKKKPAAAAKSPKKTPAKSLTKAKRPAAAKKVAKSPKKPKPAPKKITKSPAKKAAKPKAAKSPAKKAAKSPAKKAAKSPAKKAAKSPAKKSAKSPAKKASKSRKTVTKK, encoded by the coding sequence ATGGCAGAGACCGCACCAGCCGCCGCTGTCCCTCCCACCGAGCCTGCCGCCAAATCCAAGAAGCAGCcgaaaaaacctgcagcagggGGCGCCAAGAAAACCAAAAAACCCTCCGGTCCCAGCGTGTCCGAGCTCATCGTGAAAGCCGTGTCCGCCTCCAAAGAGCGCAGTGGGGTGTCTCTGGCCGCCCTGAAGAAGGCTCTGGCTGCTGGAGGATACGATGTAGACAAGAACAACAGCCGCCTGAAGATGGCGCTCAAGACTCTGGTGACCAAGGAAACCCTGCTCCAGGTGAAAGGCAGCGGCGCCTCCGGCTCCTTCAAGCTGAACAAGAAGCAGCAGGAGACTAAGGACAAAGCGGTCAAGAAGAAGCCCGCGGCTGCTGCCAAATCCCCGAAGAAGACTCCGGCCAAGAGCCTGACAAAGGCCAAGAGGCCTGCCGCTGCCAAGAAGGTGGCGAAGAGCCCCAAGAAGCCAAAACCTGCCCCCAAGAAAATAACAAAGAGCCCAGCAAAGAAGGCGGCCAAGcccaaagctgccaagagtccggctaagaaagctgccaagagtccggctaagaaagctgccaagagtccggctaagaaagctgccaagagtccggctaagaaatctgccaagagtccggctaagaaggCGTCTAAGTCCAGGAAGACCGTGACGAAGAAATAA
- the LOC142663364 gene encoding histone H3, with protein sequence MARTKQTARKSTGGKAPRKQLATKAARKSAPATGGVKKPHRYRPGTVALREIRRYQKSTELLIRKLPFQRLVREIAQDFKTDLRFQSSAVMALQEASEAYLVGLFEDTNLCAIHAKRVTIMPKDIQLARRIRGERA encoded by the coding sequence ATGGCCAGAACAAAGCAGACTGCGCGTAAATCCACCGGCGGGAAAGCGCCCCGCAAGCAGCTGGCTACTAAAGCTGCACGGAAGAGCGCTCCCGCTACCGGCGGAGTGAAGAAGCCTCATCGTTACCGCCCGGGCACAGTCGCTCTCCGTGAAATCCGCCGCTACCAGAAGTCCACCGAGCTTCTTATCCGTAAGCTGCCCTTCCAGCGCCTGGTGCGAGAGATCGCTCAGGACTTCAAGACCGATCTGCGCTTCCAGAGCTCAGCAGTCATGGCTCTGCAGGAGGCCAGCGAGGCTTATCTGGTCGGACTGTTTGAGGATACCAACCTGTGCGCCATCCACGCCAAGAGGGTCACCATCATGCCCAAAGACATTCAACTGGCCCGCAGGATTCGTGGGGAGAGGGCTTAG